One genomic region from Merismopedia glauca CCAP 1448/3 encodes:
- the moeB gene encoding molybdopterin-synthase adenylyltransferase MoeB, with amino-acid sequence MLNPNLDEIQLTKEEYERYSRHLILPEVGLEGQKRLKVASVLCIGTGGLGSPLLLYLAAAGIGRIGIVDFDVVDYSNLQRQVIHGTSWVGKPKIESAKNRILEINPYCQVDLYETRLSSENALDIIKPYDIVVDGTDNFPTRYLVNDACVLLNKPNVYGSIFRFEGQATVFNYEGGPNYRDLYPEPPPPGMVPSCAEGGVLGILPGIIGVIQATETVKIIIGQGTTLSGRLMLYNALEMKFRELKLRPNPERPVIEKLIDYEQFCGIPQAKAQEAQQQQDMAEMTVIELKELLDSGADDFVLIDVRNPNEYEIARIPGSVLVPLPDIEQGAGVEKVKQLVNGHRLIAHCKMGGRSAKALGILKEAGLQGTNVKGGITAWSREVDSSVPEY; translated from the coding sequence ATGTTGAACCCGAATCTGGATGAAATCCAGTTAACGAAAGAAGAATACGAACGTTACTCCCGTCACTTAATTTTGCCGGAAGTGGGATTAGAAGGGCAAAAACGCCTGAAAGTAGCCAGTGTTTTGTGTATCGGTACTGGCGGGTTAGGTTCACCTCTCCTCTTATATCTAGCTGCGGCAGGAATTGGGCGGATTGGAATTGTTGATTTTGATGTGGTAGATTACTCCAATCTGCAACGTCAAGTCATTCACGGAACTTCTTGGGTAGGTAAACCCAAGATTGAATCTGCCAAAAATCGGATTTTAGAAATCAATCCCTATTGTCAAGTAGACCTCTATGAAACGCGGTTGAGTTCGGAAAATGCCTTAGATATCATTAAACCTTATGATATCGTAGTTGATGGAACTGATAACTTCCCCACCCGATACTTAGTTAATGATGCCTGCGTTTTGTTAAATAAACCGAACGTTTACGGTTCTATTTTCCGCTTTGAAGGACAAGCCACAGTATTTAACTATGAAGGTGGTCCAAACTATCGCGATCTATACCCAGAACCACCACCACCAGGGATGGTTCCTTCTTGCGCTGAAGGTGGGGTATTGGGGATTTTACCAGGGATTATTGGGGTGATTCAAGCCACTGAGACAGTAAAAATCATCATCGGTCAGGGAACCACTTTGAGTGGTAGATTGATGCTCTATAATGCCTTAGAAATGAAGTTCCGCGAGTTGAAACTTCGTCCCAATCCCGAACGACCAGTAATTGAAAAGCTAATTGATTACGAGCAATTCTGCGGGATTCCTCAAGCTAAAGCCCAAGAAGCTCAACAGCAGCAAGATATGGCAGAAATGACAGTTATTGAACTCAAAGAATTACTAGATAGCGGTGCTGATGACTTTGTATTAATCGACGTGCGTAACCCCAATGAGTACGAAATTGCTCGGATTCCTGGTTCCGTCTTGGTTCCATTACCTGATATCGAACAAGGTGCAGGGGTTGAGAAGGTGAAGCAACTCGTCAATGGTCATCGTTTGATTGCTCATTGTAAAATGGGTGGGCGATCGGCTAAAGCCTTGGGTATTCTTAAAGAAGCTGGACTTCAGGGTACTAACGTTAAAGGTGGGATTACCGCTTGGAGTCGGGAAGTAGATTCTTCAGTCCCAGAATATTAA
- a CDS encoding TIGR02652 family protein, which yields MMNLGLQYPIFGPEIQCPHCRQMIPALTLTDTYLCPRHGAFETDPKTGELTHLQSGRHWRHWENEWYRQHTHPDGIRFEIHEALDRLYTQGYRATRVIIASRYKDLISGCLEQTTNWQNQNDTNYARLYGLPVEFSSETEADPCWEVINFDLDKEPGVPPRYPYYRLFE from the coding sequence ATGATGAATCTAGGCTTGCAGTACCCCATTTTCGGCCCAGAGATTCAATGTCCCCACTGCCGTCAGATGATTCCGGCATTGACCCTCACAGATACATATTTATGCCCTCGTCATGGCGCTTTTGAAACCGATCCTAAAACTGGAGAATTAACTCATTTACAGTCGGGACGGCATTGGCGACACTGGGAGAATGAGTGGTATCGTCAGCACACTCATCCTGATGGCATTCGATTTGAAATCCATGAAGCTCTAGACCGACTCTATACCCAAGGTTATCGGGCAACACGGGTGATTATTGCCAGTCGTTATAAAGATTTAATTAGTGGCTGTTTAGAACAAACTACCAACTGGCAGAACCAAAACGATACTAATTACGCCAGATTATATGGGTTACCAGTAGAGTTTAGCTCTGAAACTGAAGCCGATCCTTGCTGGGAAGTAATTAATTTTGACCTAGACAAAGAACCAGGTGTACCGCCTCGTTACCCTTATTATCGTTTGTTTGAGTGA